One segment of Dolichospermum sp. DET69 DNA contains the following:
- a CDS encoding 50S ribosomal protein L24 → MHVKTGDTVQIIAGKDKGKVGEVIKALPQLSKVLVKGVNFKTKHVKPQQEGESGQIVTTEYPIHSSNVMLYSTKQNVASRVCYTFTAEGKKVRMLKKTGEILDK, encoded by the coding sequence ATGCACGTCAAAACTGGTGATACTGTGCAAATCATCGCTGGCAAAGATAAAGGTAAAGTTGGTGAAGTGATTAAAGCACTACCACAACTAAGCAAAGTCCTTGTCAAAGGTGTCAACTTTAAAACCAAGCACGTGAAACCCCAGCAAGAAGGCGAATCAGGGCAAATAGTCACTACTGAGTACCCCATTCATAGCTCCAATGTGATGCTCTATTCCACCAAGCAAAACGTTGCTAGTCGCGTTTGCTACACTTTCACCGCCGAAGGCAAGAAAGTGAGAATGCTCAAAAAAACAGGTGAGATTCTGGATAAATAG
- a CDS encoding adenylate kinase: protein MTRLIFLGPPGAGKGTQAQTLAAFLQIPHISTGDILRQAIQEKTDLGKKAQSFMDQGELVPDKLVEDMVEERLKKSDAQTGWILDGFPRKVTQAEFLAKLLNSLGQGGEKVVNLDAPDETVITRLLGRGRKDDTEEVIRRRLEVYRDDTAPLINYYSDRQKLLTVNGNQSQEEVFTDLKNIIAA from the coding sequence GTGACGCGATTAATCTTCTTGGGACCACCGGGTGCTGGTAAAGGAACTCAAGCTCAAACCTTAGCTGCATTTTTGCAGATTCCCCATATTTCTACAGGTGACATTCTCCGCCAAGCGATTCAAGAAAAAACAGATTTGGGCAAAAAAGCCCAAAGTTTTATGGATCAAGGCGAATTAGTCCCCGATAAATTAGTAGAAGATATGGTTGAAGAACGCCTGAAAAAATCAGATGCCCAAACAGGTTGGATTTTAGACGGCTTTCCTCGGAAAGTTACACAAGCAGAGTTTTTGGCAAAATTGCTCAATAGTCTAGGACAGGGTGGTGAAAAGGTAGTTAATCTGGATGCACCAGATGAAACTGTCATTACTCGGTTACTAGGACGCGGACGAAAAGATGATACTGAAGAAGTTATTCGTCGGCGCTTAGAAGTCTACCGTGATGACACTGCACCCTTGATCAACTATTACAGCGATCGCCAAAAACTCCTAACTGTCAACGGTAATCAGTCCCAAGAAGAAGTTTTTACTGATTTGAAAAATATCATAGCTGCTTAA
- the rplV gene encoding 50S ribosomal protein L22 produces MATDTIEVKAIARFIRISPYKVRRVLDQIRGRSYREALILLEFMPYGACDPILKVLRSAAANAEHNAGLDRSSLVISQAYADQGPVLKRFQPRAQGRAYQIRKPTCHITVAVSAGTAAE; encoded by the coding sequence ATGGCAACTGACACTATTGAAGTTAAGGCGATCGCCCGTTTTATCCGCATTTCTCCCTATAAAGTGCGCCGTGTACTTGATCAAATTCGCGGGCGTTCATACCGAGAAGCACTAATCCTGCTCGAATTTATGCCCTATGGTGCTTGTGACCCAATATTAAAGGTTCTCAGAAGTGCCGCAGCTAATGCAGAGCATAATGCTGGCTTAGATAGATCCAGTTTGGTGATCAGTCAGGCATACGCCGACCAAGGTCCAGTGCTAAAACGGTTTCAACCCAGAGCGCAAGGTCGAGCTTACCAAATTCGCAAACCAACGTGTCATATCACTGTTGCTGTTTCCGCTGGCACTGCTGCCGAGTAA
- the rplF gene encoding 50S ribosomal protein L6, whose amino-acid sequence MSRIGKRPITIPAKVQVAIDGLKVVVKGPKGELSRQLPRNVILSQEGETLLVTRRDETRTSRQMHGLSRTLVANMVEGVSLGFQRRLEIQGVGYRAQLEGRNLVLNMGFSHKVQIEPPEGIQFAVEGTTNVIVSGYDKEIVGNTAAKIRAVRPPEPYKGKGIRYAGEVVRRKAGKTGKGGKK is encoded by the coding sequence ATGTCTCGTATTGGTAAACGTCCAATTACCATTCCCGCCAAAGTGCAAGTGGCGATTGATGGTCTCAAAGTAGTGGTGAAAGGTCCAAAAGGTGAACTTTCCCGTCAACTACCTAGAAATGTCATCCTCTCCCAAGAAGGAGAAACATTGCTAGTTACTCGTCGTGATGAAACCCGTACCTCCAGACAAATGCACGGTTTGAGCCGCACCTTAGTGGCCAATATGGTGGAGGGAGTATCTCTTGGTTTTCAACGACGCTTGGAAATTCAAGGTGTGGGTTATCGCGCCCAACTTGAAGGCCGTAACCTAGTTTTAAACATGGGTTTTAGCCATAAGGTACAAATTGAACCACCCGAAGGAATTCAATTTGCAGTAGAAGGGACTACTAATGTCATAGTCAGCGGTTATGACAAAGAAATTGTCGGGAACACAGCAGCTAAAATTCGTGCCGTTCGCCCACCTGAACCCTACAAAGGTAAAGGTATTCGCTATGCGGGTGAAGTGGTCAGACGCAAAGCTGGTAAGACTGGTAAGGGTGGTAAGAAGTAG
- the rpsQ gene encoding 30S ribosomal protein S17, with product MAVKERVGLVVSDKMQKTVVVAIENRAPHPKYGKIVVQTRRYKVHDEENTCKTGDRVRIRETRPLSKTKRWQVTEILNTKATS from the coding sequence ATGGCAGTCAAAGAACGAGTTGGCTTGGTAGTGAGCGATAAAATGCAAAAAACTGTGGTAGTAGCCATAGAAAACCGCGCTCCTCACCCCAAGTACGGCAAAATCGTAGTTCAAACCCGCCGCTATAAAGTTCACGACGAAGAGAATACGTGCAAAACAGGCGACCGGGTAAGGATTCGGGAAACTAGACCCCTTAGCAAAACCAAGCGTTGGCAAGTTACAGAAATTCTGAACACCAAAGCTACATCGTAA
- a CDS encoding 50S ribosomal protein L15, giving the protein MRLNDVKPQKGSKKRRKRVGRGISAGQGASAGLGMRGQKSRSGSGTRPGFEGGQQPLYRRIPKLKGFPLINRRVYTTINVEKLANLPPNTEVTAASLKAAGILTTFKGELKILGNGELNVPLHVKAAAFTGQARIKIEAAGGSCETV; this is encoded by the coding sequence ATGAGACTGAACGATGTTAAGCCCCAAAAAGGCTCTAAAAAACGCCGTAAGCGCGTAGGTAGAGGTATTTCTGCCGGACAAGGTGCCAGTGCTGGTTTAGGGATGCGTGGTCAAAAATCCCGTTCTGGTAGTGGGACAAGACCAGGTTTTGAAGGTGGTCAACAGCCATTGTACCGCCGGATACCTAAACTGAAAGGCTTCCCCCTCATTAACCGGAGAGTTTACACTACGATTAATGTAGAGAAGTTAGCTAACCTACCCCCTAACACAGAAGTAACTGCGGCATCTTTAAAAGCAGCAGGTATCTTAACCACTTTTAAAGGTGAATTGAAAATCTTGGGGAATGGGGAATTAAATGTTCCTCTTCATGTTAAAGCTGCTGCTTTCACAGGCCAAGCTCGGATCAAAATTGAGGCTGCTGGTGGGAGTTGTGAAACTGTGTGA
- the rplB gene encoding 50S ribosomal protein L2 — MGTRSYRPYTPSTRQVIISDFAEITKTEPEKSLTESVHRPKGRNNQGRITSRRRGGGHKQLYRIIDFKRDKRNISATVTAIEYDPNRNARIALLLYEDGEKRYILQPNGMTVGTKIIAGPESPIEDGNALPLSNIPLGTGVHNVEMIPGKGGQIVRAAGAVAQVVAKDGNYVTLKLPSGEVRLIRRDCYATIGQVGNTDARNLSAGKAGRNRWKGRRPKVRGSAMNPVDHPHGGGEGRAPIGRAGPVTPWGKPTLGAKTRKKKKASSKLIIRRRRKSSKRGRGGRQS; from the coding sequence ATGGGTACTCGTTCTTATCGCCCTTATACCCCCAGTACTCGCCAAGTTATCATTTCTGACTTTGCCGAAATTACGAAAACTGAACCAGAAAAATCATTAACTGAATCAGTTCATCGTCCTAAAGGTCGGAACAATCAAGGGCGGATAACCAGCCGTCGTCGGGGTGGCGGACACAAACAACTTTACCGCATTATTGACTTCAAACGAGATAAGCGGAATATATCTGCTACAGTTACAGCCATTGAATACGATCCTAACCGGAATGCCCGGATCGCTTTGTTGTTGTATGAAGATGGCGAAAAACGCTACATCTTGCAACCAAATGGCATGACTGTCGGCACAAAGATCATTGCTGGACCTGAGTCTCCTATCGAAGATGGTAATGCCTTACCTCTATCGAATATTCCTTTAGGTACTGGTGTTCACAACGTCGAAATGATCCCAGGTAAAGGTGGTCAAATCGTCCGTGCTGCTGGTGCAGTAGCGCAAGTTGTTGCTAAAGACGGCAACTATGTCACTTTGAAGTTACCTTCTGGTGAAGTCCGGTTGATTCGCCGTGATTGCTACGCCACCATTGGCCAAGTTGGTAACACAGACGCAAGAAACCTGAGTGCTGGTAAAGCTGGACGGAATCGCTGGAAAGGCCGTCGTCCCAAAGTTCGTGGTAGTGCCATGAACCCAGTAGATCACCCACATGGTGGTGGTGAGGGTAGAGCGCCTATCGGTAGAGCTGGTCCTGTGACACCTTGGGGTAAACCAACCTTAGGTGCTAAGACTCGGAAGAAGAAGAAAGCCAGCAGCAAGTTAATTATCCGTCGTCGCCGCAAATCTTCTAAACGTGGTCGTGGTGGTCGTCAGTCTTAA
- the rpsS gene encoding 30S ribosomal protein S19, translating to MGRSLKKGPFVADHLLKKIEKLNAKDEKQVVKTWSRASTILPLMVGHTIAVHNGRQHIPVFVNEQMVGHKLGEFAPTRTYRGHGKSDKKSGR from the coding sequence ATGGGTCGTTCTTTAAAAAAAGGTCCTTTTGTTGCTGACCATCTGCTCAAGAAAATTGAGAAGTTGAACGCAAAAGATGAAAAACAAGTGGTCAAAACTTGGTCGAGAGCTTCGACAATTTTGCCCTTGATGGTAGGTCATACTATCGCTGTTCATAATGGACGGCAGCACATTCCTGTATTTGTCAATGAACAAATGGTCGGTCATAAGTTAGGAGAATTTGCTCCTACCCGTACCTATAGAGGTCATGGCAAAAGTGATAAAAAATCAGGGAGATAA
- the rpsC gene encoding 30S ribosomal protein S3 produces MGQKIHPVGFRLGITQEHQSRWFAEPDRYPELLQEDYKLRQYIEQKLGRYAQNNAGISEVRIERKADQIDLEVRTARPGVVVGRGGQGIESLRLGLQGALGGNRQIRINVVEIQRVDADAYLIAEYIAQQLERRVSFRRVVRQSIQRAQRAGVQGIKVQVGGRLNGAEIARSEWTREGRVPLHTLRADIDYSSCSAKTTYGILGIKVWVFKGEIIPGQEQAPEQPARDRDRDRDRDRGDRDREPRRKQQRRRQQFEDRSNES; encoded by the coding sequence GTGGGACAAAAAATTCATCCAGTCGGTTTTCGACTGGGTATAACTCAAGAACATCAATCCCGTTGGTTTGCAGAACCTGACCGTTATCCAGAACTTCTCCAAGAAGACTACAAACTCCGTCAGTACATTGAACAAAAACTAGGTAGATACGCTCAAAATAACGCCGGTATTTCCGAAGTAAGAATTGAGCGCAAAGCTGATCAAATCGACCTAGAAGTTCGGACAGCTAGACCAGGTGTGGTTGTAGGTCGTGGTGGTCAAGGTATTGAATCATTGCGGCTAGGATTGCAAGGAGCTTTGGGTGGTAATCGCCAAATTCGCATTAACGTTGTGGAAATCCAACGAGTTGATGCTGATGCTTACCTGATTGCTGAATACATTGCTCAACAATTAGAACGTCGCGTTTCCTTCCGTCGAGTTGTGCGTCAATCAATTCAACGCGCTCAAAGAGCAGGTGTACAAGGAATTAAAGTTCAAGTCGGTGGTCGGCTCAACGGTGCAGAAATTGCCCGCTCAGAGTGGACACGTGAAGGTAGAGTTCCTCTCCATACTTTACGCGCTGATATTGACTATTCTTCCTGTTCAGCTAAGACAACTTACGGAATTCTCGGCATTAAAGTTTGGGTATTTAAAGGAGAAATTATTCCTGGACAGGAACAAGCTCCCGAACAACCAGCTAGAGACCGTGACCGTGACCGTGACCGTGACCGTGGTGACCGTGACCGCGAACCCCGTCGGAAACAACAACGTCGCCGCCAACAGTTTGAAGATCGCTCCAATGAATCCTAG
- the rplE gene encoding 50S ribosomal protein L5, with translation MAKTRLKTVYQETITPKLITQFEYTNVHQVPKVTKITINRGLGEAAQNAKSLEASISEIALITGQKPVVTRAKKAIAGFKIRQGMPVGIMVTLRGERMYAFLDRLINLTLPRIRDFRGISPKSFDGRGNYTLGVREQLIFPEVEYDRIDQVRGLDISIITTAKTDEEGRALLKEMGMPFRDQ, from the coding sequence ATGGCGAAAACACGACTCAAAACTGTATATCAAGAAACGATTACCCCCAAATTGATTACTCAGTTTGAATACACCAACGTGCATCAAGTGCCGAAGGTGACTAAGATAACTATCAATAGAGGTTTGGGAGAAGCTGCTCAAAACGCTAAATCACTAGAAGCATCTATTAGCGAAATTGCCCTGATTACTGGACAAAAACCTGTGGTAACACGGGCCAAGAAAGCGATCGCCGGCTTTAAAATTCGTCAAGGGATGCCAGTAGGGATTATGGTGACACTAAGAGGCGAACGGATGTACGCTTTCTTAGATCGTCTAATTAACCTCACACTGCCTAGAATCAGAGACTTTCGCGGTATCAGCCCCAAAAGCTTTGACGGCCGTGGTAACTACACTCTGGGTGTGCGCGAGCAGCTAATTTTTCCAGAAGTCGAATATGACAGAATCGATCAAGTCCGCGGTTTAGATATTTCTATCATCACCACGGCAAAAACCGACGAAGAGGGCCGCGCCTTACTTAAGGAAATGGGAATGCCCTTTCGCGATCAATAA
- a CDS encoding 50S ribosomal protein L18 — protein MKLTRKESKQRRHRRVRGKVSGSTERPRLAIFRSNEHIYAQVIDDAKQETIVAASTVEPELKSNIGSGANCDASVQVGKLVAVRALEKGITKVVFDRGGNLYHGRVKALAEAAREAGLDF, from the coding sequence ATGAAACTTACACGCAAAGAATCAAAGCAGCGTCGTCATCGGCGCGTTCGTGGCAAAGTCAGCGGTTCGACCGAACGTCCACGTTTGGCTATATTTCGATCCAATGAGCATATTTATGCTCAAGTAATTGATGATGCTAAACAGGAAACTATTGTAGCCGCATCAACTGTAGAACCAGAATTGAAATCTAACATAGGTTCTGGTGCTAACTGTGACGCATCAGTACAAGTTGGTAAATTGGTAGCTGTCCGCGCCCTAGAAAAAGGCATCACCAAAGTCGTTTTTGACCGTGGTGGTAACCTCTATCATGGTCGCGTTAAAGCCCTAGCTGAAGCAGCACGCGAGGCTGGTCTAGATTTCTAA
- the rplN gene encoding 50S ribosomal protein L14 — protein MIQPQSYLNVADNSGAKKLMCIRVLGAGNRRYGGVGDKIIAVVKESTPNMAVKKSDVVEAVIVRTRKAISRDNGMCIRFDDNAAVIINKDGNPRGTRVFGPVARELRDKNFTKIVSLAPEVL, from the coding sequence GTGATTCAACCCCAATCTTATCTGAATGTCGCAGATAATAGCGGTGCTAAAAAACTAATGTGCATCCGCGTATTAGGTGCAGGCAACCGCCGTTATGGTGGCGTAGGCGATAAAATTATCGCTGTTGTCAAAGAGTCTACACCCAACATGGCTGTAAAAAAGTCTGATGTTGTAGAAGCAGTAATTGTACGTACACGTAAAGCTATTAGTCGTGATAATGGGATGTGTATCCGTTTCGACGATAACGCCGCAGTGATCATCAACAAAGATGGTAATCCTAGAGGTACACGGGTATTTGGACCTGTAGCTCGAGAACTGCGCGATAAGAACTTTACTAAAATTGTTTCTCTGGCTCCGGAGGTGCTCTAA
- the rplP gene encoding 50S ribosomal protein L16, whose product MLSPRRTKFRKQQRGRMEGLASRGSTLNFGDFGLQAQEPSWITSRQIEASRRAMTRYIRRGGKIWIRIFPDKPITMRPAETRMGSGKGNPEFWVAVVKPGRIMFEIGGVTEEIAREAFRLADAKLPIKTKFMARSQPQEQE is encoded by the coding sequence ATGTTAAGTCCTAGAAGAACTAAATTCCGCAAACAACAACGCGGACGCATGGAAGGTCTTGCCAGCCGGGGAAGTACCCTCAATTTTGGTGATTTTGGACTCCAGGCACAAGAACCATCTTGGATTACCTCACGGCAAATCGAGGCTTCCCGTCGGGCAATGACTCGTTATATTCGCCGGGGTGGCAAAATCTGGATTCGGATTTTTCCTGACAAACCAATCACCATGCGTCCTGCTGAAACCCGGATGGGTTCTGGTAAAGGTAATCCAGAATTCTGGGTAGCCGTAGTCAAACCAGGCCGGATCATGTTTGAAATTGGTGGCGTTACTGAAGAAATTGCCCGCGAAGCTTTCCGTTTGGCTGACGCTAAGTTGCCAATTAAAACCAAGTTTATGGCCCGCTCTCAGCCACAGGAGCAGGAGTAA
- the secY gene encoding preprotein translocase subunit SecY, translating into MISRDKAPTAQETFMQMAQAAGLRGRLLVTVGILILVRLGIFLPVPGIDRPKFAEAISGNNSIFGLLDIFSGRGLSTLGIFALGILPFINASIIIQLLTAALPSLENLQKNEGEAGRRKISQITRYVTVIWAIIQSVAFSALFLQQFAKTPGPIFVAETAIALTAGSMFVMWASELITERGIGNGASLLIFVNIVASLPKSLGDTIDLVQVGGREIVGRVIVLVVVFMFTIVGIVFVQEGMRRIPIISARRQVGRRVLAEQRSYLPLRLNSGGVMPIIFAAAILSLPLLVANFTKNPELANIVNTYLSPGGSAPWVYALVYLTSIVFFSYFYSSLILNPVDVAQNLKKMGSSIPGIRPGKATSEYIEKVTNRLTFLGAIFLGLVAIIPTAVESALKVPTFKGLGATSLLILVGVAIDTAKQIQTYVISQRYEGMVKQ; encoded by the coding sequence ATGATCAGTCGAGACAAAGCCCCAACGGCTCAAGAAACTTTTATGCAGATGGCGCAAGCAGCCGGACTCAGAGGTAGGCTGCTTGTCACTGTCGGTATTTTAATTTTGGTTCGCTTGGGTATCTTTTTACCTGTTCCAGGCATTGATAGACCTAAGTTTGCTGAAGCTATATCGGGCAACAATTCCATCTTTGGTTTGTTGGATATATTTTCTGGGCGGGGACTCTCTACTTTGGGTATCTTCGCTTTAGGGATTTTACCCTTTATTAATGCCTCCATTATTATCCAATTGCTCACTGCTGCTCTGCCATCTTTAGAAAATCTTCAGAAAAATGAAGGTGAAGCAGGTCGGCGGAAAATATCACAAATTACCCGCTATGTGACTGTAATTTGGGCAATTATTCAAAGTGTGGCTTTTTCGGCATTATTCCTCCAACAATTTGCCAAAACACCAGGTCCGATATTCGTAGCAGAAACGGCGATCGCTCTGACTGCTGGTTCAATGTTCGTCATGTGGGCATCTGAACTGATTACAGAACGGGGTATCGGTAATGGCGCATCTTTGTTGATTTTTGTCAACATTGTGGCATCTTTACCTAAATCACTAGGCGATACCATTGACTTGGTACAAGTTGGTGGACGAGAAATTGTTGGTCGGGTCATCGTCCTTGTAGTAGTGTTTATGTTCACTATCGTGGGCATTGTATTCGTACAGGAAGGAATGCGCCGCATCCCCATTATTTCTGCCCGTCGTCAAGTAGGTAGAAGGGTGTTAGCAGAACAGCGGAGTTATTTACCCCTCCGGCTCAATTCTGGGGGCGTAATGCCGATTATTTTTGCAGCAGCAATCCTAAGTTTGCCACTTTTAGTCGCCAATTTCACTAAAAATCCCGAATTAGCAAACATTGTTAATACCTATTTAAGTCCTGGTGGTTCTGCACCTTGGGTATATGCCCTCGTTTACTTAACTTCCATTGTTTTCTTTAGTTACTTCTATTCTTCGTTGATTCTCAACCCAGTAGATGTAGCTCAAAATTTGAAAAAAATGGGTTCTAGTATTCCCGGTATCCGTCCCGGAAAAGCTACTAGTGAGTATATCGAAAAGGTAACAAACCGACTCACTTTTTTAGGAGCTATCTTTTTAGGCTTGGTGGCGATTATTCCTACAGCCGTAGAAAGTGCTTTGAAAGTTCCCACCTTTAAAGGTCTGGGAGCAACATCTTTGTTAATTTTGGTTGGTGTAGCAATTGATACGGCTAAACAAATCCAAACTTATGTTATCTCTCAGCGTTATGAAGGAATGGTGAAACAATAG
- the rpsE gene encoding 30S ribosomal protein S5 has protein sequence MVTGRRKQARAKKEETTWQERVIQIRRVSKVVKGGKKLSFRAIVVVGNERGQVGVGVGKASDVIGAVKKGVADGKKHLIDIPITKANSIPHPIDGIGGGAKVMMRPAAPGTGVIAGGAVRTVLELAGIKNILAKQLGSNNPLNNARAAVNALSTLRTLSEVAEDRGIAIEKLYTV, from the coding sequence ATGGTAACTGGTCGTCGCAAGCAGGCCCGTGCGAAAAAAGAAGAAACCACCTGGCAAGAGCGAGTTATCCAAATCCGCCGGGTGAGTAAAGTCGTAAAAGGTGGTAAAAAGCTCAGTTTCCGTGCCATTGTCGTCGTCGGTAATGAACGTGGACAAGTTGGCGTAGGCGTTGGTAAGGCATCAGATGTAATTGGTGCCGTGAAAAAAGGTGTTGCTGATGGTAAAAAACATCTAATTGACATCCCTATCACTAAAGCCAATTCTATTCCTCACCCCATTGATGGTATTGGTGGTGGAGCTAAAGTAATGATGCGTCCAGCCGCACCAGGTACAGGGGTAATTGCCGGGGGTGCTGTACGAACTGTACTAGAGTTAGCAGGAATAAAAAATATTCTGGCCAAACAACTAGGTTCAAATAATCCTTTGAACAATGCCAGAGCCGCAGTCAACGCTCTATCTACCCTGCGGACATTAAGTGAAGTTGCTGAAGATCGCGGCATCGCCATTGAAAAACTCTATACCGTTTAA
- a CDS encoding 50S ribosomal protein L29: protein MPLSKISAARELDDERLGEEIVAVKRQLFQLRLQKATRQLEKPHQFKHARHRLSQLLTVEGERNRAASLSDQEQK from the coding sequence ATGCCTCTTTCCAAAATTTCCGCAGCTAGAGAATTAGATGACGAACGGTTAGGTGAAGAAATTGTCGCTGTTAAACGACAACTATTCCAGTTGCGCTTGCAAAAAGCCACTAGACAACTAGAAAAGCCTCACCAGTTCAAACACGCACGCCACCGGCTCTCCCAATTACTGACAGTAGAAGGAGAACGGAACCGGGCAGCAAGTCTTTCAGACCAAGAACAAAAGTAG
- the rpsH gene encoding 30S ribosomal protein S8, whose product MAANDTIADMLTRIRNANMARHQTTQVPATKMTRSIAKVLREEGFIAEIEEAGEGIKRNLVISLKYKGKNRQPLITALKRVSKPGLRVYSNRKELPRVLGGIGIAIISTSSGIMTDREARRQNLGGEVLCHVW is encoded by the coding sequence ATGGCGGCTAACGACACAATTGCAGATATGCTGACGCGCATCCGCAATGCCAATATGGCGAGACATCAAACTACGCAAGTACCAGCTACAAAGATGACTCGTAGTATTGCTAAGGTACTTCGGGAAGAAGGCTTTATTGCGGAGATTGAAGAAGCAGGAGAAGGAATCAAGCGGAACCTAGTTATTTCCCTGAAATACAAAGGTAAAAATCGCCAACCCTTAATTACTGCCCTAAAACGAGTGAGTAAACCAGGTTTACGAGTTTACTCCAACAGAAAAGAATTACCAAGAGTGCTAGGCGGTATCGGTATTGCCATTATCTCTACATCTAGTGGGATTATGACTGACCGCGAAGCACGCCGCCAAAATTTAGGTGGTGAAGTGCTTTGCCACGTTTGGTAA